The proteins below come from a single Bacteroidales bacterium WCE2004 genomic window:
- a CDS encoding beta-glucosidase gives MKKILLILSSLVLLAACGPKQTYEYPFQNPDLSIDARIDNLMSLLTLQDKVGLMMNKNVSIDRLGIPSYNWWSEACHGVRQDGYTVYPQPIGMAAAFNPQQMYDVFSQVSDEARANWNRSAHDIFNVPMGVTYYPGNPELSFWCPNINIFRDPRWGRGQETCGEDPYLTGVLGLQTVLGMQGNDKHYYKTHACAKHYAVHSGPEPLRHTYDARVSQRDLWETYLPAFKKLVVEGDVREVMSAYNRYEGVPCSSNDRLLNDILRGKWGFDAIVVTDCDAINNYYTPGQHMTQPDALSAAVEVALKGADLECGKVMIALIEGLQEGLVKEEDLDVHLRRILRGRFELGMFDPADRLPWAKLGEDVISSEEHDALATQAARESMVLLKNEGGILPLSKDVKRLLVVGPNADDVELLNGNYGGTPTDNHKHSLLEGIRNAVPGAEVLYAKGCELNDDYNTVYHLPDFNEGKGVFVEFYDNNELKGQPKVSDYYKELNFSTFGAYGFAEGIPTDKISVRIKGRFVPDFTGALSYTVSSDNGYVLKVNGRVVENAKPGMGGRGFGFGRRGVAYKTFDVKAGKPVDVEIEYRRGAGPFAMLRADFCERQYADFAAEKQLAQDVDAIIVIGGISAQMEGEGGDKADIELPGVQQRLLRAMRETGKPVVFVNCSGSAMGFASVEEQYDALLQAWYAGQGGAKALADVLFGDFNPSGKLPVTFYASTADLPDFLDYSMENRTYRYFRGEPLYAFGYGLSYTSYSYGQGKLSKSSMKKNGKVTVTFPVTNTGSVAGSEIAQVYVQALDNPDAPIKSLQGFDKVQLAPGATKKVSVTLDGEAFSFYDEAVDGLSVRPGKYRILYGSSSREQDLQALDFQVL, from the coding sequence ATGAAGAAAATCCTTCTGATCCTTTCCTCCCTCGTCCTGCTGGCCGCCTGCGGCCCCAAGCAGACCTACGAGTATCCCTTCCAGAATCCCGACCTGTCCATCGACGCGCGCATCGACAACCTGATGTCGCTGCTCACCCTCCAGGACAAGGTCGGCCTGATGATGAACAAGAACGTGTCCATCGACCGGCTCGGCATCCCCTCCTACAACTGGTGGAGCGAGGCCTGCCACGGCGTGCGCCAGGACGGCTACACCGTCTATCCGCAGCCGATCGGCATGGCCGCCGCCTTCAACCCGCAGCAGATGTACGACGTCTTCTCGCAGGTGTCCGACGAGGCCCGCGCCAACTGGAACCGCTCCGCGCACGACATCTTCAACGTGCCGATGGGCGTGACCTACTACCCCGGCAACCCGGAGCTGTCGTTCTGGTGCCCCAACATCAACATCTTCCGCGACCCGCGCTGGGGACGCGGCCAGGAGACCTGCGGCGAGGACCCCTACCTCACCGGCGTCCTGGGCCTGCAGACCGTCCTCGGCATGCAGGGCAACGACAAGCATTATTATAAGACGCACGCCTGCGCGAAGCACTATGCCGTGCACAGCGGTCCAGAGCCGCTGCGCCACACCTACGACGCCCGCGTGTCGCAGCGCGACCTCTGGGAGACCTACCTCCCCGCGTTCAAGAAACTGGTGGTCGAAGGCGACGTGCGCGAAGTGATGAGCGCCTACAACCGCTACGAGGGCGTGCCCTGCAGCTCCAACGACCGCCTGCTCAACGACATCCTGCGCGGTAAATGGGGCTTCGACGCCATCGTGGTCACCGACTGCGACGCCATCAACAACTACTACACGCCGGGCCAGCACATGACCCAGCCCGACGCCCTGAGCGCCGCCGTGGAGGTGGCCCTGAAGGGCGCCGACCTGGAGTGCGGCAAGGTGATGATCGCCCTGATCGAAGGCCTGCAGGAAGGCCTCGTCAAGGAAGAAGACCTCGACGTGCACCTGCGCCGCATCCTGCGCGGCCGCTTCGAGCTGGGCATGTTCGACCCGGCCGACCGCCTGCCCTGGGCCAAGCTCGGCGAGGACGTGATCAGCAGCGAGGAGCATGACGCGCTGGCCACCCAGGCCGCGCGCGAGTCGATGGTCCTCCTCAAGAACGAGGGCGGCATCCTGCCGCTCTCCAAGGACGTCAAGCGCCTGCTCGTGGTCGGTCCCAACGCCGACGACGTGGAGCTCCTCAACGGCAACTACGGCGGCACGCCGACCGACAACCACAAGCACTCCCTGCTCGAGGGCATCCGCAACGCCGTGCCCGGCGCCGAGGTCCTCTACGCCAAGGGCTGCGAGCTCAACGACGACTACAACACGGTCTACCACCTGCCCGACTTCAACGAGGGCAAGGGCGTGTTCGTGGAATTCTACGACAACAACGAGCTGAAGGGCCAGCCGAAGGTGAGCGACTACTACAAGGAGCTCAACTTCAGCACCTTCGGCGCCTACGGTTTCGCCGAAGGCATCCCGACCGACAAGATCTCCGTCCGCATCAAGGGCCGTTTCGTGCCCGACTTCACCGGCGCGCTGAGCTACACCGTCTCCTCCGACAACGGCTACGTCCTCAAGGTCAACGGCCGCGTGGTGGAGAACGCCAAGCCCGGCATGGGCGGCCGCGGATTCGGCTTCGGCCGCCGCGGCGTCGCCTACAAGACCTTCGACGTCAAGGCCGGCAAGCCGGTCGACGTCGAGATCGAATACCGCCGCGGCGCGGGCCCGTTCGCGATGCTGCGCGCCGACTTCTGCGAGCGCCAGTATGCGGACTTCGCCGCTGAGAAGCAGCTCGCGCAGGACGTCGACGCCATCATCGTGATCGGCGGCATCTCCGCCCAGATGGAAGGCGAAGGCGGCGACAAGGCCGACATCGAGCTGCCGGGCGTCCAGCAGCGCCTGCTCCGCGCGATGCGCGAAACGGGCAAGCCGGTCGTGTTCGTCAACTGCTCCGGCTCCGCGATGGGCTTCGCCAGCGTGGAGGAGCAGTATGACGCCCTCCTGCAGGCCTGGTACGCGGGCCAGGGCGGCGCCAAGGCCCTTGCCGACGTGCTCTTCGGCGACTTCAACCCTTCCGGCAAGCTCCCCGTCACCTTCTACGCCTCCACCGCCGACCTCCCGGACTTCCTGGACTACAGCATGGAGAACCGCACCTACCGCTACTTCCGCGGCGAGCCGCTCTACGCCTTCGGCTACGGCCTGAGCTACACCAGCTACAGCTACGGCCAGGGCAAGCTCAGCAAGTCCTCGATGAAGAAGAACGGCAAGGTCACCGTCACCTTCCCGGTCACGAACACCGGCTCCGTGGCCGGCAGCGAGATCGCCCAGGTCTACGTCCAGGCCCTCGACAACCCGGATGCGCCGATCAAGTCCCTGCAGGGCTTCGACAAGGTGCAGCTCGCCCCGGGCGCCACGAAGAAGGTCTCCGTCACCCTCGACGGCGAAGCCTTCTCCTTCTACGACGAGGCCGTGGACGGCCTGTCCGTCCGCCCCGGCAAATACCGCATCCTCTACGGCAGTTCCTCGCGTGAGCAGGACCTGCAGGCCCTGGACTTCCAGGTCCTCTAG
- a CDS encoding para-nitrobenzyl esterase — protein MKRNLVLLLSVLALFGCSQNVSTPVLTIEGGQVQGVASDIPGVIVYRGIPYAAPPIGDLRWKEPQPVVPWQGVKLCDKFGHPGYQSVHYPGGYTTEWGYGDESPYSEDCLYLNVWTKASGQTGKKLPVALWIHGGGYREGWGSEPEFDAQEWGAKDVVIVSINYRLGVFGFLTHPELSAESPHGVSGNYGILDQIEALKWIKKNIAQFGGDPDNVMIFGQSAGAGSVKTLCESPLARGLFNKAIIMSGGGLTVPTPAPAGAAPAGRMGGMRGMFRQMSLEESEQQTKEVMDWAGLTDLKKMRAASTEMIYSLGNIYNAASGKYAFLTAMPIVDGYVSKESFDAAAKDGSLADVPYMIGYTLNDMGDMAGGIAAFCLNREEKGAKAWAYEFARPLPTDGRPNVLSGAFHSSDLWFVFKSLQHCWRPWTQGDWDLSEKMLTAWTNFAKTGDPGIGWTPYTRENSQFMLFKLDAQDKEASEQGNPIRP, from the coding sequence ATGAAAAGGAATCTTGTTCTTCTTCTTTCTGTGCTCGCCCTGTTCGGGTGCAGCCAGAACGTGAGCACGCCGGTCCTTACCATCGAAGGGGGCCAGGTGCAAGGTGTGGCGTCCGACATCCCCGGCGTCATTGTCTATCGTGGAATCCCGTATGCAGCGCCGCCCATCGGCGATCTCCGTTGGAAGGAGCCGCAGCCGGTCGTGCCCTGGCAGGGCGTGAAGCTCTGCGACAAGTTCGGCCATCCGGGCTATCAGTCCGTCCATTATCCCGGCGGATACACGACCGAGTGGGGCTATGGCGACGAGTCTCCGTACAGCGAGGACTGCCTCTATCTGAACGTCTGGACCAAGGCTTCCGGCCAGACCGGCAAGAAGCTTCCCGTGGCGCTCTGGATCCATGGCGGCGGCTATCGCGAAGGCTGGGGTTCCGAGCCTGAGTTCGACGCCCAGGAGTGGGGTGCCAAGGATGTGGTGATCGTGTCGATCAACTACCGTCTCGGCGTCTTCGGCTTCCTGACCCATCCCGAGCTCTCCGCTGAGAGCCCGCACGGCGTGTCCGGCAACTATGGTATCCTCGACCAGATCGAGGCCCTGAAGTGGATCAAGAAGAATATCGCCCAGTTCGGCGGCGATCCTGACAACGTGATGATCTTCGGCCAGAGCGCCGGTGCCGGCAGCGTCAAGACGCTGTGCGAGTCGCCGCTGGCCCGCGGCCTGTTCAACAAGGCCATCATCATGTCCGGCGGCGGCCTGACCGTCCCGACGCCCGCTCCCGCCGGCGCCGCTCCTGCCGGCCGCATGGGTGGCATGCGCGGCATGTTCCGCCAGATGTCCCTCGAGGAGTCCGAGCAGCAGACCAAGGAAGTCATGGACTGGGCCGGCCTGACCGACCTCAAGAAGATGCGCGCCGCCTCCACCGAGATGATCTACAGCCTCGGCAATATCTACAACGCCGCAAGCGGCAAATACGCCTTCCTGACCGCGATGCCCATCGTGGACGGTTATGTGTCCAAGGAGAGCTTCGACGCGGCCGCCAAGGACGGCTCGCTCGCCGATGTGCCTTATATGATCGGCTACACGCTCAACGACATGGGCGACATGGCCGGCGGCATCGCCGCTTTCTGCCTCAACCGCGAGGAGAAGGGCGCCAAGGCCTGGGCCTATGAATTCGCCCGCCCGCTGCCGACCGACGGCCGTCCCAACGTCCTCTCGGGCGCTTTCCACTCCTCCGACCTCTGGTTCGTGTTCAAGTCCCTGCAGCATTGCTGGCGTCCCTGGACCCAGGGCGACTGGGATCTCTCCGAGAAGATGCTGACCGCCTGGACCAACTTCGCCAAGACCGGCGATCCGGGCATCGGCTGGACTCCTTACACCCGCGAGAACAGCCAGTTCATGCTCTTCAAGCTGGATGCCCAGGACAAGGAAGCTTCCGAGCAGGGCAATCCGATCAGACCTTGA
- a CDS encoding radical SAM enzyme, rSAM/lipoprotein system, translated as MQKNYRLDLRHRLALGIDRALQRDVRREHPLEQLFWECTLRCNLACRHCGSDCKIASGTPDMPVEDFLRVLDSINRRCAPHSVFVVVTGGEPLMRPDLEACGRAIHDRGFAWGMVTNGFALTEERLDRLVASGLGSATVSLDGLQEAHDWMRGRSGSFERASAAIRLLAARPDIVFDVVTCVNRRNYPELPRLKEALVSWGVRSWRLFTVVPMGRAAGDPELQLPPDQFRGLLDFIKATRKEGRIHASYGCEGFLGNYEGEVRDHFFHCEAGVTAASILADGSISACASIRSDYHQGNIYRGDDLMEVWEHGFLPYRDREWMRTDECAECRYFRYCQGGGMHLRDRDGKLLFCHLKRIA; from the coding sequence ATGCAGAAGAACTACAGGCTGGATCTGCGCCACCGGCTTGCGCTCGGGATCGACCGCGCGCTGCAGCGGGACGTCCGGCGGGAGCACCCGCTGGAGCAGCTTTTCTGGGAGTGCACGCTGCGCTGCAACCTCGCCTGCCGCCACTGCGGAAGCGACTGCAAGATCGCGTCCGGGACGCCCGACATGCCGGTCGAAGACTTCCTGCGCGTGCTGGACAGCATCAACCGCCGCTGCGCGCCGCACTCCGTGTTCGTGGTCGTGACGGGCGGCGAGCCGCTGATGCGCCCCGACCTGGAGGCCTGCGGCCGCGCCATCCACGACAGGGGTTTCGCCTGGGGCATGGTCACCAACGGTTTCGCCCTGACGGAGGAGCGCCTGGACCGCCTCGTCGCGAGCGGCCTGGGCAGCGCGACCGTGAGCCTGGACGGGCTCCAGGAGGCCCACGACTGGATGCGCGGCCGTTCCGGCAGCTTCGAGCGCGCCTCCGCCGCAATCCGGCTGCTCGCCGCCCGGCCGGACATCGTCTTCGACGTCGTGACCTGCGTCAACCGCCGCAATTATCCCGAACTCCCCCGCCTCAAGGAGGCGCTCGTCAGCTGGGGCGTGCGCAGTTGGCGCCTGTTCACCGTCGTCCCGATGGGACGCGCCGCCGGCGACCCCGAGCTGCAGCTGCCGCCGGACCAGTTCCGCGGCCTGCTCGACTTCATCAAGGCCACGCGCAAGGAAGGCCGCATCCACGCCTCCTATGGCTGCGAGGGCTTCCTGGGCAACTACGAAGGCGAGGTACGGGACCATTTCTTCCATTGCGAGGCGGGCGTCACCGCCGCCTCCATCCTCGCGGACGGCTCCATCTCCGCCTGCGCCAGCATCCGGTCCGACTACCACCAGGGCAACATCTACCGGGGCGACGACCTGATGGAGGTCTGGGAGCACGGCTTCCTCCCCTACCGCGACCGCGAATGGATGCGCACGGACGAGTGTGCGGAATGCCGCTATTTCCGCTACTGCCAGGGCGGCGGCATGCACCTGCGCGACCGGGACGGGAAGCTGCTGTTTTGCCATCTGAAAAGAATTGCGTAA
- a CDS encoding Acetyltransferase (GNAT) domain-containing protein: MDEKIIDPVSRELLLAELTPDKKLCDTNKSDNEIYVIDCNDAPNVLQEIGRLREIAFRDSGGGTGQAVDLDEFDTDPAHPYKQLIIWDPEANAILGGYRYILGPDIQLQEDGQPHITSSHMFHYSEQFIQDYLPHVMELGRSFVAPEYQSSKAGAKAIFALDNLWDGIAAVILGHPGILYFLGKMTIYPSYDKTCRELIQHFLWKHFPDPDELARPKRPVPVESDGRLLDLVLHDEDYKADYRNLKDAVRKLGFNIPPLVNSYMNASPTMKMLGTGINDEFFDCYDTGIMISFEEMYADKRDRHKVPYFKYLAARIRLRFPGLRTELEDLVERISIKKESDRERNFSAFLNRSRGKVRAAEKNLRRRVRRLKKEKVEP; the protein is encoded by the coding sequence ATGGACGAAAAGATTATTGATCCGGTCAGCCGGGAACTGCTCCTGGCCGAGCTTACGCCCGACAAGAAGTTGTGCGACACCAACAAGTCCGACAACGAGATCTATGTGATCGACTGCAACGACGCCCCCAACGTGCTGCAGGAGATCGGCCGCCTGCGTGAGATCGCCTTCCGCGACAGCGGCGGCGGCACGGGCCAGGCCGTCGACCTGGACGAGTTCGACACCGACCCCGCCCATCCCTACAAGCAGCTGATCATCTGGGATCCCGAGGCGAACGCCATCCTGGGCGGCTACCGCTATATCCTGGGCCCCGACATCCAGCTCCAGGAGGACGGCCAGCCGCACATCACCTCCTCCCACATGTTCCACTACTCGGAGCAGTTCATCCAGGACTACCTCCCGCACGTGATGGAGCTGGGCCGCTCGTTCGTGGCTCCGGAATACCAGAGCTCCAAGGCGGGCGCCAAGGCGATTTTTGCCCTGGACAACCTCTGGGACGGCATCGCCGCCGTGATCCTGGGACATCCCGGCATCCTGTATTTCCTGGGCAAGATGACCATCTATCCGAGCTACGACAAGACCTGCCGCGAACTGATCCAGCATTTCCTGTGGAAGCATTTCCCGGATCCCGACGAGCTGGCGCGCCCCAAGCGCCCCGTGCCCGTGGAGTCGGACGGGCGCCTGCTCGACCTTGTCCTGCACGACGAGGACTACAAGGCTGACTACCGCAACCTCAAGGACGCGGTACGCAAGCTGGGCTTCAACATCCCGCCGCTGGTCAACAGCTACATGAACGCCTCGCCGACGATGAAGATGCTCGGCACGGGCATCAACGACGAGTTCTTCGACTGCTACGACACGGGCATCATGATCAGCTTCGAGGAGATGTACGCCGACAAGCGCGACCGCCACAAGGTGCCGTATTTCAAGTACCTCGCCGCGCGCATCCGGCTCCGTTTCCCGGGCCTGCGCACCGAGCTGGAGGACCTTGTCGAGCGGATCTCCATCAAGAAAGAGAGTGACCGGGAGCGGAATTTTTCGGCTTTCCTGAACCGTTCGCGCGGCAAAGTCCGCGCTGCCGAGAAGAATCTTCGCCGCAGGGTGCGGCGGCTTAAAAAAGAAAAGGTGGAGCCGTAA
- a CDS encoding Acyltransferase codes for MTADNQDRFLDIEKIISAKFGKGKVAKPVVAFFKRFIHQDWMNEMLKMQSDGADFCDDLLERMDIKIEVEGLENVPVDGTRYCFASNHPLGAVDGIALCSLITRNFGPMKMLVNDFLLYIKPIAPLCVPINKVGSQARNLPQMIDEAYRSDNHLLMFPSGSASRRVKGRIQDLPWTKTFITKSVETDRAVVPVHFVGRNPGRFYRADWFFRKFLKLKFNIPMLFLPDAFYHAQHKTFRVIFGQPIPAASFDKSRKPAEWAAWVREKVYQL; via the coding sequence ATGACCGCTGATAACCAGGACCGTTTCCTCGACATCGAGAAGATCATCTCCGCCAAGTTCGGCAAGGGCAAGGTGGCGAAACCGGTCGTCGCCTTCTTCAAGCGTTTCATCCACCAGGACTGGATGAACGAGATGCTGAAGATGCAGTCGGACGGCGCGGATTTCTGCGACGACCTGCTCGAGCGCATGGACATCAAGATCGAGGTGGAGGGCCTGGAGAACGTTCCGGTGGACGGCACGCGCTACTGCTTCGCCTCCAACCACCCGCTGGGCGCCGTGGACGGCATCGCGCTCTGCTCGCTGATCACGCGCAATTTCGGGCCGATGAAGATGCTGGTCAACGACTTCCTGCTCTACATCAAGCCCATTGCGCCGCTCTGCGTGCCGATCAACAAGGTCGGCAGCCAGGCGCGCAACCTCCCGCAGATGATCGACGAGGCCTACCGCTCGGACAACCACCTGCTGATGTTCCCCTCGGGCAGCGCTTCGCGCCGGGTGAAAGGCAGGATCCAGGACCTGCCGTGGACCAAGACCTTCATCACCAAGAGCGTGGAGACGGACCGCGCCGTGGTGCCGGTCCACTTCGTGGGCCGCAACCCGGGGCGCTTCTACCGCGCCGACTGGTTCTTCCGCAAGTTCTTGAAACTCAAGTTCAACATCCCGATGCTCTTCCTGCCCGACGCGTTCTACCACGCGCAGCACAAGACCTTCCGGGTGATTTTCGGCCAGCCGATCCCGGCTGCCTCCTTCGACAAATCCCGCAAACCGGCGGAATGGGCCGCATGGGTGCGCGAAAAGGTTTATCAACTCTAA